TTGGACGGTAAACCCGATAGAATTACTAGGTTTCTGCGGTCCCGGTACGCATTCTTTGCCAGTTTCACCCCGACCTGCTAGTGGTTTAAGGTTGGATTGAAGCCGTGCCGGAGGCGCTCAATACAGGTATGAACATGACCGAGCAAGCTACCCGATCCGACGTCGCTACCGACAACCCGATCCCCACGCCGCCCTTCTGGGGCACCAAGGTGATGGAGCAGATCCCCGTGCGGGCGCTGCTGCCCTACATCAACAAGACCATGCTTTACCAGTTCCAGTGGGGCTATAAGAAGGCGGGCAAGAAGAAGGACGAATACTGGCAGTGGGCCAAGCAGGAAGTGGACCCCATCTTCAATGATTTGATCGCCCGCGTTGAGCGCGAGCAGATCCAGACCCCGCAGGCGGTCTACGGCTATTTTCCCTGCCAGAGCGAGGGCAACGACATCGTCCTCTACAAGGACCCCGAGGGCTCCGAGGAGCTGCAGCGCTTCACCCTACCCCGCCAGGACGGCAAGAAGAACCTGTGCATTGCCGACTTTTTCCGCTCCAAGGATTCCGGGGAGATGGACGTGATCGGTTTGCAGGTGGTGACCGTGGGCCAGCATGCCTCGGACGTGGCGCGCGAGTGGTTCAACGAGGACAAGTACACCGACTACCTCTATCTGCACGGTCTCAACGTGGAGACCACCGAGGCCCTGGCGGAGTGGGTGCACAAGCAGATCCGCGCCGAACTGGGCTTCTCCAGCGAGGACGACCGCGATGCCCAGGCCCTTATTAAGCAGGGCTACCGGGGCTCCCGCTACTCCTTCGGCTATCCAGCCTGCCCCAACCTTGAGGACCAGCGGCCCCTGCTGGAGATCCTGGGGGCGGACCGGCTGGGCATCACCATGGCCGACGAGCAGCAGATGCACCCGGAGGAGTCCACCTCGGCCATCGTCTGCCACCATCCGGAGGCCAAGTATTTCAGTGTCTGAGCGCCGGGGGATCTGAGGGGTGCAACGGGCCTCGCACAGCAACGGCGACCGGGTCGCCCTTGCCTGGACCGGCGCCTCCGGCGCCGGTTACGGGCTCCGACTCCTGGAACAGCTGCTGGCCGCCGGCGTGCAGGTGGAGCTGATCGTTTCCAAGGCCGCGCAGGTGGTCCTGGCCCAGGAGACCGACCTGGAGCTGCCCGCCCAGCCCGAGGGCATGCGGCAGGCACTGGTGGAGCACATGGGCCGGGGCGCCGATACCCTGCGCGTCTACGGAAGGGAACAGTGGACGGCCCCGGTCGCTTCCGGCTCCAATGCGCCTCGGGCCATGGTGGTCTGTCCCTGCACGTCCGGGACGGTGGCTGCCATAGCCAACGGCACCAGTGATAACCTTATCGAGCGGGCTGCGGACGTCACCATCAAGGAACGGAGACAGCTGGTCCTGGTGCCCCGGGAGACGCCGTTTTCGGTGATCCATCTGGAGAACCTGACCCGCCTGGCGCGGATGGGCATTACCATCCTGCCCGCCAACCCGGGCTTCTACCATCGCCCCCAAACGGTGGAGGAGCTTGTGGATTTCGTGGTGGCACGGGTGCTGGATCATTTGGAGATCGAGCACGCTCTGGTACCGCGCTGGGCCGACGAGGTACGCAGTGAAGCCGAGTAATGTCCTTAATACCCTGCACCGGCTGACCCAGGAGGTGGGCCGTGCCGCCAATCTGCAGCAGGCGCTCACGACTCTGGTGAGCGGCCTTCGGCGGGCCATGAACACCGAAGTGTGCACCATCTATCTGCCGGATCCGCGGGTGGAGGGTGGCTGGGAGATGCGCGCCACGGACGGCCTCAATGCCGAATCCGTGGGGCAGGTCCATCTGGGGCCCGGGGAAGGCTTGGTGGGCCTGGTGGCCCGGGAGGAGGAGCCCGTCAACCTCGACAACGCGGGCCAGCACCCCCTGTTCCGCTATTTCCCCGAGACGGGCGAGGAGCGCTTCCCCGCGTTCCTGGGGGTCCCCATCCTGCATCGCGGGGAAGTGCTGGGGGTCATCTGCGTCCAGGGCACCAAGTCGGAGCGCTTCGACGAGGAGCACGCCACCCTGTTGTTCACCGCCGCCGCGCAGCTGGGCGGCGTCATCGCCCATGCCCAGGTGCTGGAGCGCCTGGGGCACCGCTCGGCCTCCACCCCGGAGACCGAAGCCTCGGGCGCTTCCAATGCCGAGGCGTTCCTGGCCGGTCAGGGCGGTGCCCAGGGGATCACCATCGGCACGGCCTGGGCCGTGTACCCGCCGGCCGACCTTTCCGCCGTCGCCGATCGAACCACCGAGGACCCGGAGGGCGACAAGCGCGAGTTCTATCGGGCCCTGAACGCCGCCGACCAGGAGATGGCCGAGCTGGGCGGCAACCTCTCCGAACGGATCGACGAGGAAGATGCCGACCTTATCCATGCCTACCTGCATATACTGCGGGACAAGGGGTTCCAGCGTCGGGTGGAGGCCCGAATCGATGGCGGAAGCTGGGTGCAGGCGGCCGTCCGCGACGTGGTGTGGGAGTATATCGAGACCTTCGAGAACATGGACGACCCATACCTGCGTGAACGGGCCGCCGACATGCGGGACCTGGGGCGCCGGCTCATCTCGCACCTCCAGCAGGGGAACCACCGCTACGACGGCGAGCTTCCCCCGGACACGGTTCTGGTGGGCGAGGAGATCTCGCCCCTGAACATGGCCAGCGTTCCCGAAGGGCACCTCAAGGGGGTCATCAGCGCCACGGGTTCGGCGGGCAGCCACGTGGCCATCCTCGCCCATGCCTTCGGCATCCCCGCCGTCATGGGGATCGAGGACCTCCCCGTGGCCCTGATCGACGGCAAGACCATCGTGGTGGACGGCTATAGCGGCCGGGTCTACGTGGACCCTTCCGCCAAGATCCTCGAGGAATACAAGCGCCTCGAGGCCGAAGAGGCCGCGCTCACCGAACGCCTGGGCGCCCTGCGCGACGAGCCCGCGGTGACCCTGGATGGCCGCTCCATTACCCTGTACGCCAACACCGGGCTGCTGGCCGACCTGGATCCCGCCCTGCGCTCCGGCGCGGAAGGGATCGGCCTCTACCGCACCGAGCTGCCCTTCCTGACCCGGGACCGATTTCCCGGCGAGGCGGAGCAGGTCCGCATCTATCGGCAGGTCTTCGAGACCTTCGCGCCGCGCCCGGTGACCATCCGAACCCTGGACATCGGCGGCGACAAGCTCCTCCCCTATCTGCCGGTGCACGAGGACAACCCGTTCCTGGGATGGCGTGGCCTGCGGCTCTCCCTGGACCACCCGGAGATCTTCCTCACCCAGCTGCGTGCCATACTGCGCGCCGCGCCGGCGGGCAACGTCCGCCTGCTGCTGCCCATGGTCACCACCGTCGAGGAGCTCGACGAGGCCCTGGGCCTGATCGAGCGGGCGCGCAAGGAGCTGGCCGCCCTCGGCGAGTCGGCCCCGGAGCTCCCAGTGGGGGCCATGATCGAGGTGCCCTCGGCGGTGTTCCAGACCGCGGCCATCGCCCGCCGGGTCAATTTCCTTTCCATAGGCACCAATGATCTGACCCAGTACCTGCTCGCCGTGGACCGCAACAACGCACGGGTGGCCGGGCTATTCGACTCCCTCCATCCGGCTGTCCTGCACGCCATCGGCACGGTAGTGGCGGAGGCCCATGCCGAGGGGCGACCCGTTTCCGTATGCGGGGAGATGGCGGCGGATCCGGTGGGCGCCCTGCTGCTGGTGGGCATGGGCGTGGACGAGCTCTCCATGAGCGCGGGCGCCCTGCTGCGTATCAAGTGGGTCCTGCGCTCCTTTTCCACCGCCCAGACGCGGGAGCTCGCCGAGCTGGCCCGCAACGACGAGTGCACCCGGACCACGCGCGAGCGCGTGGAAGAGGCCCTGCTCGAGGCGGGGCTAGGAAGCCTGATCCGAGCGGGCGACTGAGCGGGGATGGCAATGGACCAGCAACAGCAGCCCGAAGTGGCCCTCGCCAGCGGACCTGGGGAGCGGATCCGCACCGCCGCCAACCTCGGGGCGGCGTTCCTGGATCGCCTGGCCCAGGCGCCGGATACCACCCTCTTTCTGGAACCGGATGGCAAGCGCTTTCAGCCCATTTCCGCCCGGGAATTCGGCGAGGAAGTGGTCACTATCGCCCGCGCTTTCGCCGGATGGGGCTTGGTGCGCGGCGACCGGGTAGCCCTAATGGGACCCAACGGCTCCTTCTGGGCGGCGGTGGACTGGGCCGCCCAGCTCCTCGGCCTGGTGGTGGTGCCCCTCTATCAGGGCCAACAGCCCACCGATCTCCGCTATCTGCTCGAGGACTCCGGGCCTTCCCTGATTTGCATCCAGGGCAAGAAGGCACTGTCCACCCTGGAGGCCGTGGCGCAGGACGCCGCCTACCTGGCGCCCGTCGCCGTTCGCGATCCGGGAACCCGTGACCTGTCGCAGCCCTTCCGTACCTGGGCCGCCTTCCTGGAGGCCGGCGAGCCCATCGACCGGGCCGACGTCCGCCACCGCAACGAGCACGTCCAGCGCAGCCATCTGGCCACAATCGTCTACACCTCGGGGACCACCGGCTGGCCCAAGGGCGTGGAGCTCACCCACGGCAACCTGCTGACCAACCTGGAAGGCATCCTGGACGTGCTGTCCATCCAGGAATCGGACCGCTTCCTCTCCGTTCTGCCCCTGGCCCACATCTTCGAACGGACGGCCGGTCACCTCCTCGCCTGCCTGGCCGGCGCCGAGGTCGCCTACGCGCGAGGCCCGCAATCCATCGCCGCGGACCTGACCGGCGCCCATCCCACCATCCTCATCGCCGTACCGCGCATGTTCCAGCTCTTCCACGAGCGGGCCGAGGCCCAGGCGGAGCGGGGCGGGCTGGCGGCCCGGGCACTCTCCTGGGCGGATTCCGAGGGACGATTCCGCCGGCTGCTGGGGCGGCGCCTTCTGGGTCGCGGCCTGCGGCGGCGACTGGGCGGCTGTATCCGCCTGCTCGTTAGCGGCGGCGCTCCCCTGCCTGCGGAGGTGGGCGCCTTTTTCCGCAAGGCGGGGGTACCCATCCTGGAGGGGTACGGTCAGACCGAGACCAGCCCGGTGGTGAGCGTTAACCCGCCAGAGGTACTGCGGCCGGGGACGGTCGGCCCTCCGCTTCCCAACCTGGAGGTCCGGGTCGCCGGGGACGGCGAAATCCTGGTCCGGGGCCCTTCCGTCATGCGCGGCTACTGGGGCAAGCCGGAGGAGACCGCCCAGACCTTCGACAACGACTGGCTGCGCACCGGCGATACGGGCGGGCTGGACGAGGCGGGCTACCTCTATATCACCGACCGCAAGAAGGACATCATCGTCACCTCCGGCGGTAAGAATATTCCGCCGCAGCGCATCGAGCTGCGGCTCACCGCCCAGCCTCTTATCCAGCAGGCGGTGGTCTTCGGGGACCGACAACCGTACCTGGGGGCGCTCATCGTGCCCAACTGGGAACAGGTACACACCCAACTGGGCGCGGACGCCGATCCGGACCCCGAGGGCAAGGCCGTCTTCCGCCTCATGCGGGCGACCATCCAGGCCGCCTTGCGGGACCTGTCCAGCTGGGAGCAGGTACGCCGCTTCCGGGTCCTTCGGGAGCCCTTTTCCGAGGCCGCCGGCGAGGTGACCCCGACCCTCAAGATCCGACGCAAGGTGGTGGAAGAGCACTATCCCAGGGAGGTAGCGAGCCTGTTCTCGGATCGGGGGGAAGCGGAAGCGGGCCCCCGTCAGGCGGAGACCGGAGGGTAGGTCAGCCGAAAGTGGTGGAGTTGGTGCCCCAGAGGTGGCGCTCCACATCCTGGAAATGGATGTACACCCGTGCCGGGCTGATGCCGAGGCCTTCCCGCAGAAAAGCGCACAGCTCGGCGGAAAGATGCGCCGTTCGCTCCAGGGGGAGCCCCAGGCTGGCCAGCTCCACGAAGGCCGCGGGCTCGTCCGTTCCGGCGAACAGCAGATCGCGGCCGGTTTCCAGCGTAACCATCACGGTCCGCTCGGGCTTGCCGAGCAGCTCGGCAACCTTGCCCGAGGCGGCGCCCAGGAATTCCCGGCGGGATTCGCTGGTGGAAAGCACCTGATTGGTCTCGAGACGCAGCAGAGGCATGGGCGCTTCCTTCTGAATTCCAGCCGCTCAGGAGGGCCGCAGCCGGCGGCGCTCCACTTCCATCACGAACTGGGTAAGCACCCGCTCCACGCCGGTTGGCATGCGGGCGAACTGGCAGGCCATGTAGACCCATTTGCTGGTATGCTCGACCCAGATCACCGTTGCCGGCAGATGGACGTAGCTCACCCCCGTTTCCTCGGGAACCTGCAGCTCAAGAGCCACGCTGACCCGGTCCCCCTTGGCCACCTCGGGCGCCTTGTCCCACGCGGCATCCCCGCCGAACCCGGTCCGGAAGCCGCCGGCACTCAGGTTCACCTTCCGGTGGGGCTGCACCTGGATCCGCTCCCTTGCGTCCTTCAGCTCCGGTTCGCTGGGACCGATCAGGGGAGAGATACCCCCTTCCTCTGCGTGCGCCCAGGGCTTGCGGTTGTCTTCCCCCAAAGGGGCCACGCTGATCCGGAGATCGGCATTGACGCGGAAGTGCTCCCGCTGCTCGGCGCCCTTGGGGGCCGCATCCTTCCCGGAGGAATTGCTGGCCTGGTCGTTCATGTAGCTCCCCAGCTGCTTGTTAGCCTGCTTCGGCGGCAGCCCTCCGCTCGAAATGGTGAGCCCGCTATTCTACCTATACCGCATGGCCCTGCCTATGCACCCGCGGCATTTCAGCGCCGCTCCGCTAGAACTGCTCCTTGCGGATGCGCTCCAGCCGCTGCTGGGCAAGCCCGGCCACCCGATGGTCCGGATACTCCTCGACCACCTTCAGCAAGGTCTTGCGGGCGTTGCGGTAGTCCTGCAGCTCGTAGTAGGCATACCCCTTTTTCAACAGAGCGGCGGGTCCCTTGTCGCTTTCGGGGAAGCGTTGCCCCACGCCCTGGAAGGCCTCCAGGGCCCGCTCGTACTTGCCGCGCACGTAGAAGGCCTCGCCGAGCCAGTACTGGGCGTTATCCGCGTATTCGCTTTCCGGGTGATTGCCGAGGAATTTCTGGAAGCCCTCGATGGACTTCTCGTAGTCCCCGGCCCGCAGGGACTGGAAAGCGTCGCGGTAGGCCCGTTCATCCGCGGGGCGATCCTCGGGCTTGGCCGATTCGTCTGTGGCATCAGACGAACCCCCGCCCTTCTGCGGGGCCTTCATGGCCCCCATATTGTTCTCCTCGGCGGGATCACCCGCCATCGCGTAGCTCTTCTCTTCCAGGGCCACGATCCGGTTATCCAGCTGTTCGAGCTCGGCGCGGATCTGGGTGAGCTGCTTCTCCAGCTGCCGGGACAAGCGGTCCAGCTCGTGACCGTTTACCTCCGTTCGGCCACCCAGCTCGTGGACGCGCTCCTTCATCAGCCCCAGCCGCTCCGTCAGCTCCGGGGGATCGGTTTCCGACTGGTCCTTGCTCGCCATGGCCTGGCGCAGTTTGGCCAGTTTCTGACCCTGCTGTCCCAGGGCCTTCTGCAGGCTTTCGACCCGGTCCTTGAGCTTGTCCACCTCCCCCGGATCCGGACCCCGTTCCGCGTTGCGCACCCCCGGCGGCGGCAGGCAGCCGCTCAAGAGCAGCAGCGCGCCCACGGCGAGCCCCAGGTGTCTAGGCATCTTCATTCTTGCGAAAGCACTGCACGCCATCCACCCGCTCCCTTTCGAACCTCGCGTCCATTCGCTGGGCATCCTCACCCGCGCCGGTGAACAGGTAACCGTCATTGGCCATGCGGTGATGGACAGTCTCCAGCGCCTTCCGCTTTCCTTCGTCGTCGAAATAGATGAGCACGTTCCGGCACAGGATGATATCGAAGCGGGACAGCGGGAAATCGGGCTCGAGGATGTTCATCTCCCGATACCGGATCATGTGCAGGATCTCGGGGCGGGGACGGTAGCCGCCCTCCACCTGCTCGAAGTAGCGGCGTCGAACCTCGGGGGAAGCCCCGCGCCGCATCTCCAGCTCGGAATAGACCGCCTTCTTGGCGCGGGAAATGGCCTCGTCGCTCACGTCCGTGCCGACCACCATGCAGCGGTCGGCGCGCTCCGGCGGCAGCACCTCGCGCAGGGCGATGGCCAGGCTGACCGCCTCCTGCCCGGTGGAGCAAGCGGCGCTCCAGACCTTCAGCTCCTTGTCGCCGCGGCGTTCCGCCAGCTCGGGGATGATCCTTTTCTCCATCACCTCGAACGGCCGGCTATCGCGGAAGAAGCTGGTTTCCTTGATGGTCAGGGCATTGAGGATGGCATCCACGACTTCCGGGTTGTTCCGCTCCCGGTAGACGTGGGTGACCAAATCATTGAGCCCGTCGTAGCCCCATTCCCGTGCCAACGGCTGCAGCTTGGAGCGCAGGGAATAGCTCTTTTCCGGCTTCAAAATGATCCCCGATTCCTTCTTCAGGAATTGGGCGAGAAGATCGAAATAATAGGGGCTGAGGTCACTCATAGCCGCGGCGGTTCTCTCCGTGGAGGCGCAGGAGGTGGCTGCTCGCCACTGGACGTTCCCGGCCGGAGCGAGCAAAAAAAGAGGGCCCCGCCCGGCCGGGAGACGGCGCCCTTCATGGTCATGTTTTCTCGCGAATCCGCTGACTCTCCGACCCGACTCCCGGACCGGAGCTAGCTCAGGAACTCGGAAAGCTCGTCGTAGAGCTTCTGGGGGGTGAAGGGCTTACCCACAACCTTGTTGGCCCCGGCCTCCACCGCCTCCCGGCGTTTGGCCTGGGTCTGCTCCGTCGTAATGAACACGAACGGCGTCAGGGCGTCCTGGCTGCGGAAATGCCGCAGGAACTCCAGGCCGTCCATGACCGGCATGTTCCAGTCGGACAGGATGACTTCGGGGCTGAAGGCCCGCAGCTTCTCCTGCGCGTCCTGCCCGTTCTCCGCCTCCACCACTTCCAGCTCGGAAAATCCCGCCTTGCGCAGGGAGCTCTTGAGAACCATCCGCATGGCGCGGGAATCATCCACCAGCAGTACTTTCATCGCCTCGGTTTCCCCTGGGTCCTCTCACGCAAGGCCGGCGGACCGGGCCTCGCATTTCGATTCCGGTGTAACGCCCCCTTTTCCGAAGGGGGAAGCCTCATGCACCAGCGGCCAGATCATCGGGAACCCGCTGCTCGGCGGAGCGCTCCACGGCCTCCCGGTCCAGGATTCCGACCACCTGATCTTCCCACAATGCGGCGCCCGAGATGCCCGCCACTGACTTCCCGGAGCCCTGCTCCGTCGGCCGCAGGTGCTGGATCCCGTGCAAATGGTTGGTGAGGATACCCTGCATCCAGTTGCCTTCGCCATCATCCATGAAGACGATGTAGGCCTCGTCCCCCGGATGGCGGAAGGACTCCCCCGTGACGGTGGCCAGCCGCACCACCGGGACGGCGCGGTTCTCGCGCTTCAGGTACTCGTGACCGTTCATCCATTGCACCTCGTTCACCGACACCAGCTCGATATGGTGGACGTCCTCGCGGGCCAGGGCGTAGACCTCGTCCGCGCCGCCGTCCAGCAGCAGGTACGGGAAGGTCTCCTCGCGTCCCTCTTCCTCGGCGACCTCCCGGGTCTTGGAGTGGCCCCGCATGGTGGCGACGCGGGAGAAGAGCCGCGCCACGTCCACCACCAAACTGATCCGGCCGTCCCCCCGGACGCTCGCGCCGGCGAAGTAGTCGGGCTCATGGATACCCTTGAGTGCATCGAGGGACTTCATCACCGCCTCTTCCTTGCCGACGATTCGGTCCACCAGGATGCCCGCCCGCTGCACGCCGAGCTCCAGCACCACCAGGTAGCGGGCGTCGCCGTCGTGCACCCGGCTCATGCCGAACAGCTCGGTCATCTGCAGGATGGGCAGAATCTCCCCCTCGCGCTGGTAGACGCGCTGGCCCCGCACCGTGGTCACGCGGTCGGGCTCGAAATCCAGGGTCTCCTTCACCGCCTCCAGCGGAATGGCGAAGTGCTCCGGGCCGATCTGCACGATCAGGGTCTGCTGGATGGACAGCGTCAGGGGCAGCCGGATGCGCACCGTGGTCCCCTCGCCCACCGTGGAGTCCAGATCGATGGAGCCCTTCAGGGACTCCACGTTGGAGCGCACCACGTCCATGCCCACGCCGCGGCCGGAGATGTCGCTGACCTGGTCCGCGGAGGAGAAGCCCGGGGCGAATATGAGCTGCTGCGCCTCGCGCTCGCTCAGCTGGTCCGCTTCGGACTGGTCGATGACCCCCCGCTCCACCGCTTTCTGGCGGAGCTTTTCCGCCGAAAGGCCCGCGCCGTCGTCGCCCACTTCGATGACCACGAAGTTCTCTTCGTAGTAGGCGCGCAGGTTGATCTTGCCGGCCCGCGACTTGCCAGCAGCCTCCCGCTCCTCGGGCTCTTCCACGCCGTGGTCCACGGAATTCCGGATCAGGTGGACCAGGGGATCCTGGATGGCCTCGATGACGTTGCGGTCGAGCTCCGTCTGCTCGCCGCTGATGTCGAGCTGCACCTCTTTGTGGGTCTTTCGGGCGAGGTCCCGAATCACCCGCTTGAACTTGTTGAAGCTGGCGGACAGGGAGTGCATGCGCGTCTGCATGACCGCCGACTGCAGGTCCGAGGTCACCAGGTCCAGGCGGTGCGCTTCCTCGGCCAGGTCCTCGGCGAGGCGCTCGTCGTCCAGGGCGTTCGCCACCCGACGAGCCAGCTCGCGGTTCTGGTTGCGGGTGAGCACCAGCTCGCCCACGAGATTGAACAGCCGGTCCAGGCGATCGAGCGGTACCCGCAGCGTCTGCGCTTCCCGGGAACCGCCGCCCTCGGAGTCCTCTCCGGCACCCGTCGGGGCGTCCTCCCCGGAGGCCGGGGCCGACGCCGTGGCGGCCTCCGACTGCTCCTGCGCCGCCGGCTCCGAATCCGAAGAATCGCGGGAAGCAGCGGGAGCGGAGCCCGAACCGGTGTAATCCGGGCGCAGGTAGTGGGCCAGGTGGGTGGCCACGGGCTCCACTTCCACATTGTCCCCGAAACCGTCCACCACCCGGTCCACCACCTTGCGGAGGATATCCGTACCCGCCAGGAGGTCGTCCATCATCTCGGCGTTGAGCGGGACCTCGAAGCTCCGCAGACGGTCCATGACCGATTCCATTGCGTGGGCCAGCCCCTGGAGGCGCACCAGTCCCACGAAGCCCGCGGTGCCCTTGATGGTATGGATGGTGCGGAAGGCGCTGTGCAGCCGCTCCTCGTCCTCCGGGTGGTCCTCCAGCGCCATCAAGGCCTGGTCCAGCTCCTCCAGGCCTTCCCGGGACTCCTCGATGAAGGCGCTCACCAGGTCGGGATCGGCGTCCTCGGGAAGCCGCTCGATGCCGTCGGGGATTTCCACTTGCGGGGTTTCCGCCACGGTTTCCTCGTTGGGTTCGGATTGTACCTGCGGACCCTCCCCCCCATCATCGGGCTCCGCTTGCGGCTGTGATTCGGGCTCTTCCTCCGGGACGGGCGCTTCGGCCGCCGCCTCCCCGAGAGCATCGGAGGTTTCGGGTTCCTCGTCCGCCACCTCACCGCCTTCCTCCCCGCCGGGTGCGGAGGGCAGGTGTCGGGCGAGGCGCTCGTGGGCATCCTCCGCTGCCTGCTCGTCCTCGCCGAGCGCCCCGATGGCAGCTCGCAAGTCCTCGACAAAGATCTTGTGGAGGCGGATGTCGAATGCGGCCAGCCCTTCGAAAAGGGTATGGAGCCTCTGCGCCAGGCTGGCGAAGGGACCGCCCTCCTGGGCGTATTCCGCGGCGCTGGCTTCGGCGGCCGCGCGGGCCTGCTCTAGGAGACCCCGGTCCCCGGGATTTCCAGCGAGCGCTTCCAGTGCGGAGCCGAGTCCGTTCATGGGTGCGGCCTCTTGGCTAGCGGGTTGCGGGGATGAATCGGGAGCCACCTGCTCCTCCGGCTTCGGCTGCAGCGCCTGCAGGGCATCGATTTCCGCTTCGGCGTCGCCATCCACCAGGGCCCCGGCAGCGGCGCGCAGCCGCTCCGCCACCTGCTCGGACCAGGGCAGGACCCCTTCCGAATAGGCACCGAGCACGTCCCCCATGCGCAGCGCGAGCGTCTCGGGATCGCCCTCCAGCGCCTCGGAGACGTCGTCCAGCAGCATGCCCAGGTCGTTGAGCGCCTCCTCGGAGGCGGGGTCGGCAATCAGCCGTTCCACTGCCGGCGGGACCGCCTCGGCCCCACCGCCCTCGGGGCCGTTGTCGGTCTCCCGGAGCGCCTCCAGCCGGGGCAGGACCCCTTCGGGGACCTCCGCCGCCTCAGTCAGTATCGAAGCGGCCTCCTGGAGGGTATCGCTCATGGCGCTGGTCCACTCCAGCTGCCCTTCTGCGTAGTCCCCGAGTACGTCCCCCATGCGCAGGGCGAGCGTCTCCGGCGCTCCGTCCAGCTCCTCGGACAGCTCGTCCAGCCGGCCGCCCAGCCGTTCCAGGACCCCCTCGTCCGCGGGGTCCGCCGCCAGGGCCCGGAGGTCATCGGCCACGGCCAGGGCGCCCCCCTCCGCGGAGGATCCGGAC
This is a stretch of genomic DNA from Thiohalorhabdus sp. Cl-TMA. It encodes these proteins:
- a CDS encoding flavin prenyltransferase UbiX, with the protein product MQRASHSNGDRVALAWTGASGAGYGLRLLEQLLAAGVQVELIVSKAAQVVLAQETDLELPAQPEGMRQALVEHMGRGADTLRVYGREQWTAPVASGSNAPRAMVVCPCTSGTVAAIANGTSDNLIERAADVTIKERRQLVLVPRETPFSVIHLENLTRLARMGITILPANPGFYHRPQTVEELVDFVVARVLDHLEIEHALVPRWADEVRSEAE
- a CDS encoding AMP-dependent synthetase/ligase, with protein sequence MDQQQQPEVALASGPGERIRTAANLGAAFLDRLAQAPDTTLFLEPDGKRFQPISAREFGEEVVTIARAFAGWGLVRGDRVALMGPNGSFWAAVDWAAQLLGLVVVPLYQGQQPTDLRYLLEDSGPSLICIQGKKALSTLEAVAQDAAYLAPVAVRDPGTRDLSQPFRTWAAFLEAGEPIDRADVRHRNEHVQRSHLATIVYTSGTTGWPKGVELTHGNLLTNLEGILDVLSIQESDRFLSVLPLAHIFERTAGHLLACLAGAEVAYARGPQSIAADLTGAHPTILIAVPRMFQLFHERAEAQAERGGLAARALSWADSEGRFRRLLGRRLLGRGLRRRLGGCIRLLVSGGAPLPAEVGAFFRKAGVPILEGYGQTETSPVVSVNPPEVLRPGTVGPPLPNLEVRVAGDGEILVRGPSVMRGYWGKPEETAQTFDNDWLRTGDTGGLDEAGYLYITDRKKDIIVTSGGKNIPPQRIELRLTAQPLIQQAVVFGDRQPYLGALIVPNWEQVHTQLGADADPDPEGKAVFRLMRATIQAALRDLSSWEQVRRFRVLREPFSEAAGEVTPTLKIRRKVVEEHYPREVASLFSDRGEAEAGPRQAETGG
- the ybgF gene encoding tol-pal system protein YbgF, with amino-acid sequence MPRHLGLAVGALLLLSGCLPPPGVRNAERGPDPGEVDKLKDRVESLQKALGQQGQKLAKLRQAMASKDQSETDPPELTERLGLMKERVHELGGRTEVNGHELDRLSRQLEKQLTQIRAELEQLDNRIVALEEKSYAMAGDPAEENNMGAMKAPQKGGGSSDATDESAKPEDRPADERAYRDAFQSLRAGDYEKSIEGFQKFLGNHPESEYADNAQYWLGEAFYVRGKYERALEAFQGVGQRFPESDKGPAALLKKGYAYYELQDYRNARKTLLKVVEEYPDHRVAGLAQQRLERIRKEQF
- the ptsP gene encoding phosphoenolpyruvate--protein phosphotransferase, producing the protein MKPSNVLNTLHRLTQEVGRAANLQQALTTLVSGLRRAMNTEVCTIYLPDPRVEGGWEMRATDGLNAESVGQVHLGPGEGLVGLVAREEEPVNLDNAGQHPLFRYFPETGEERFPAFLGVPILHRGEVLGVICVQGTKSERFDEEHATLLFTAAAQLGGVIAHAQVLERLGHRSASTPETEASGASNAEAFLAGQGGAQGITIGTAWAVYPPADLSAVADRTTEDPEGDKREFYRALNAADQEMAELGGNLSERIDEEDADLIHAYLHILRDKGFQRRVEARIDGGSWVQAAVRDVVWEYIETFENMDDPYLRERAADMRDLGRRLISHLQQGNHRYDGELPPDTVLVGEEISPLNMASVPEGHLKGVISATGSAGSHVAILAHAFGIPAVMGIEDLPVALIDGKTIVVDGYSGRVYVDPSAKILEEYKRLEAEEAALTERLGALRDEPAVTLDGRSITLYANTGLLADLDPALRSGAEGIGLYRTELPFLTRDRFPGEAEQVRIYRQVFETFAPRPVTIRTLDIGGDKLLPYLPVHEDNPFLGWRGLRLSLDHPEIFLTQLRAILRAAPAGNVRLLLPMVTTVEELDEALGLIERARKELAALGESAPELPVGAMIEVPSAVFQTAAIARRVNFLSIGTNDLTQYLLAVDRNNARVAGLFDSLHPAVLHAIGTVVAEAHAEGRPVSVCGEMAADPVGALLLVGMGVDELSMSAGALLRIKWVLRSFSTAQTRELAELARNDECTRTTRERVEEALLEAGLGSLIRAGD
- a CDS encoding PilZ domain-containing protein — translated: MNDQASNSSGKDAAPKGAEQREHFRVNADLRISVAPLGEDNRKPWAHAEEGGISPLIGPSEPELKDARERIQVQPHRKVNLSAGGFRTGFGGDAAWDKAPEVAKGDRVSVALELQVPEETGVSYVHLPATVIWVEHTSKWVYMACQFARMPTGVERVLTQFVMEVERRRLRPS
- a CDS encoding response regulator, translating into MKVLLVDDSRAMRMVLKSSLRKAGFSELEVVEAENGQDAQEKLRAFSPEVILSDWNMPVMDGLEFLRHFRSQDALTPFVFITTEQTQAKRREAVEAGANKVVGKPFTPQKLYDELSEFLS
- a CDS encoding phenylpyruvate tautomerase MIF-related protein, whose translation is MPLLRLETNQVLSTSESRREFLGAASGKVAELLGKPERTVMVTLETGRDLLFAGTDEPAAFVELASLGLPLERTAHLSAELCAFLREGLGISPARVYIHFQDVERHLWGTNSTTFG
- a CDS encoding CheR family methyltransferase; translation: MSDLSPYYFDLLAQFLKKESGIILKPEKSYSLRSKLQPLAREWGYDGLNDLVTHVYRERNNPEVVDAILNALTIKETSFFRDSRPFEVMEKRIIPELAERRGDKELKVWSAACSTGQEAVSLAIALREVLPPERADRCMVVGTDVSDEAISRAKKAVYSELEMRRGASPEVRRRYFEQVEGGYRPRPEILHMIRYREMNILEPDFPLSRFDIILCRNVLIYFDDEGKRKALETVHHRMANDGYLFTGAGEDAQRMDARFERERVDGVQCFRKNEDA